The DNA segment CACAATAATTTTCAGGGTATGTTCTTAAGTAAACATTAAGTATCTAACAGCAAATCGAGAATTTAAAAATCTTTGTCAGAAAGCACTctatttaattaataaatttaaAAGTATTATCACTACTTGTTTCCTGTTAAAATCTCTTTGGTCTCTCGGACATTCTCGACGTATCACCGCCTTCAATGAAGTGTAGGTTTTTTTTAGAAACGTTTGCAATTGGGGAATTGAAATCTCATTCTTCGATAAAAAATGCAAGCAGGAATTAATAATCAATTTGAGAAAGTTTCCAGAAATAGGTATCTCCGAGGTTATCTCCTATGCCCTCCACTAATACAATTTGTAATGATCAATTTAAGTGTTTTCTCCGAATTTTCGGTTGAAACATCCAAAATACTGATAGGCAATTCTTGATTTTTTACCTGGAAATTGTGACATGGTTCTTTgaaaattgctgaaggattatTTCTAATTTGTCCATGTCCCTATTGTTATGGAATTTCGTTCAACTAAACGAATTTTGAAAATCACTTAGAGGATTCCTTCCAAGAATTTCGCATTACTTTTTCATTTCGCAATATCAGTTTCACCAGTGAATTTCTCATAATGTACACAGACGAAGAATACTATGCTTTTCAGACTTATATAATGGAACACTTGAAAAGTTTGATTGAAATCCAGTGTTATTCAGCGAATATTCCATTTCAACATTTCATGATATATCATGACAATGAGGAATTGAGATCAAGacaggaaaatattttttttattgtaggaATGTTTTACTTATATTGTTTAGATTATTATTGCATATATCTCGTGAGtcactattttcaattttcaatttgcgtattacagtccctggccatattattagacgcattgattcgatgcaaaatctcaatattgaattattaaattgaatgtttatgttacatatacttcatctgtaaatggttttcacatataatatatcatattcaataaaaaatattgatttattgatgattaaacatgaaattctaatattttgctgagccaccctgtgtagctatgagagcttcatactatcaatgcagaattgttcggtttgctgcattcgaagataatgatttcatatgtggattatcgaaataacgtccaacctgcagaatgcaagacgtccactggaaaacatagtactgattcatacttaagtactaatactacaacatcaaaaataaatgccaaatagaacaatttaatgagagtcgtagataaaactgacattctgtggaaatgaaattcaaatattctgctttttcctccggcaataccagtaaatataaaaaaaatcctcagtgcgtctaataaactggccagggactgtaggtaGATAAGTATGTAGATGTACAGAGTGTTATTACTGAATAAGTGCGATAACCTAGGGGGTGATTCTGCATGAAAATATAGGAGAATTTCGCAGTTTGCTGTATAATTgttataacttttttattcagaattccTTCTCACATTTTGAAACTGTAATAGAAAGCCATCTTTCATTGTTTTTTGGATattatatttctttatttttagtTTCCTCAATCCTGGTACATAAAATAATACCTAGTGGGTATATAGTATATAGACCCTTgaaattcctgaaaatttcatctttttggcgtgaagggaaaaggaatagctgaaaattcaagacgaaaaacagttttttgtggataactcagaaaatatccactttagggcaagggtgtgatgctacactcacattatttttcaacgtagattcaatatctgccataaaaaaatggggttctaatttgaaaaaattgatttttcacgattttgtcatccctaactttgaaagcgattttttcaccccctgtatcatgaatcgcgatttcgatttttaaagtggatacatcaatcttacatcttgaaaaatcccaaaaatgaaaattttccatccaaaaacctcgaagttattcttgtttcagcggagctctattttcaatttttttttcgaattttttcgctcagagagaattttccaaccaaaactgaaaaatgttacatcaaaataacttgaaattttctaaggaatctatttctgcaataaaaaaatggtgttctaatttgaaaaacggaagttgacgtcatttccggaaaaaccggaggtgttaatgccttgaaaatattttagatttcatcagcatcgtgaaatacttataagtgctgaatttcatgaaaatacgttcagtagtttcccgtataaatatgggggaggttcctcgtgaaagaccctgtagacGTCGTTGTCCGTCAATGTGTTAAAGATCTTCGTCAGAAAGCACACTGCTTAATTAATAAATGTAAAAGTGTTATCACTACTTGTTTCCTGTTGGTCTCTCGAGCATTCTCGGCATATCACCGCCTTCAATGAAGTGTAGGTTGCCCagtgatgaatgaaattctcagatttattactacaagagttgctttttcagaatatgtatcacattttcatcttcaaatacatttattgagagataaacgactcgaaagctgaccttcgaaaaatcctgaaaaagatgggttcagttaaaaattcgacaagaccgaacggctgcgccgagatggatgaaattctccgatttattattagaatattgatttctatggttctatgggtggacaaatgaagtaattgggtggacaaaaatGGACTAACGTTGGATAAACGATATTTACTATCGTTTACGCAATTTGGCTGAGCGGTTCATAAAATGCACCGTAAAAACCTTTTtatccatatctctcaaacggtgcctggataaattttaaaaaaataggTGGACAATCAAAGatctacgatggacaaacgaccctgaaattttggtttaaaaattttcattttgtggtGCCAACTTTAGactttccaaaatttgcatAGATGGGTTTCTATGGTTCTGAggatggacaaatgaaaaaattgggtggacaaaagcgGACtcacgttggacaaacgatctataCCATTAAAAATACGTTTCTGCAATTCGGGGGTGCTTCTCCTGGAAATGCACCGAAACAAGTTCTtgttccatatctctcaaacggtgcctgtacaaatgaaaataaaaggtggacaaacatggacctgcGATAGATAAACGAAGCTGaaatttttggttcaaaaattttcatttgggggtgccaacttcacactttccaaaattttcaaagattgatttctatggttctgtggatagacaaatgtaaaaaattggtggacaaaagtggacatacgttggacaaacgatctgtttCTGGATAAACCAATTTTGCTCCAAAAAAATATAGTACTTATATCTGTCAAATGAAGTGATTGAGCGATTGAGGAAACTTTCACAAAATGACTCTAATTCCTAGTGAGAAAATTTATTTGGACAATAAAGGAGTTTTGCTTCCGAATGTGGGACCTTCGTATCCAtcctttttcttgttttttccatacaatatttcgtaaaaataaattgttttcatcaaaaatttcatcacaatTATCGGGAGCAGAAATAATCGATCTTACTGAAGTAAACTTAACAAGACGAACGCACAATAATTTTCATGGTATGTTCTTAAGTAAACATTGTATCTATCTAttagaaaatcgaaaatttaaatattttcgtcagaaaattaataaattaattaataaatttaaAAGTATTTTCACTTTTTGTTTTCTGTTAAAATCTCTTTGGTCTCTCGGACTCTCGGGCATTCTCGGCGTATCACCGCCTTCAATAAATTGTAGGTTTTTTTTAGAAACGTTTGcaattgaggaattgaaatctcaTTCTTCGATAAAAAATGCAAGCAGGAATTAGAAATCAATTTGAGAAAGTTTCCAGAAATAGGTATCTCCGAGGTTATCTCCTATGCCCTCCACTAATACAATTTGTAATGATCAATTTAAGTGTTTTCTCCGAATTTTCGGTTGAAACATCCAAAATACTGATAGGCAATTCTTGATGGTTTACCTGGAAATTGTGACATGGTTCTTTgaaaattgctgaaggattatTTCTAATTTGTCCATGTCCCTATTGTTATGGAATTTCGTTCAACTAAACGAATTTTGAAAATCACTTAGAGGATTCCTTCCAAGAATTTCGCATTACTTTTTCATTAACGAGAAATATCAGGTAATTTGAAGCTCTAGCAATTTCATAAAAGCCGAAAGGCCATGAGAATATCCTCATTCAGTTTCTACGCTTAGAGCTGCTTCAACTAAGTGTGtttaacttttgaaatattaGTTTCACCAGTGAATTTCTCATAATGTACACAGACGAAGAATACTATGATATTCAGACTTACATAATGGAACGACTGAAAAGTTTGTTGGAAATCAATTGTTATGCAGCGAATATTCCATTTCAACATTTCATGAGATATCATGACAATGAGGAATTGAGATCAAGACaggtaaatatttttttttattttaggaaTGTTCTACTTATATTGTTTATATTCTTATTGTATTTATTTAGATATAAAGAAATAGCCTTATTGCTCAAAAAACACCTCTTAAAATATACTAAATTTAATTTCCAATCAGGACCCTTTTTAAAACAATAAATAGATAGCCTGTTTTCAATGACAATTTTAACACACCGTATCTCGGAGAACGGAGTATTTGCGGACAAAAGTTATACAGGAAactctcattattttttcatccaAAATCCCTTTAAGTTTGTCTCGCTTATTCTTAACACGCTGTATATCATTTCGAAAGTAGCCATTTTCTATAAAATTTTGTACGAATATCGGATATATAAATATGAATACTAGTTCTTGTATAGTCTATTCGTATCACAAAACGTTGAAACTATCGCACCCATTTCCAAAGATATTTTTACGTTTCCAAAaccaattttttattgaaaagtttATTTGGATATGTTTCAATAGAAACAGGGTTTTCATCATCATATTGAAATCGATTtttatttactattttttccggaAACCGCATTAATGGTGCACACAATTTTCATTGTAAATTGAAACGGAAAACTGGAAGAAAGTTTCTGAGCTTATCATTCATGTCACAGCTTTACCTATTCCTCCTAAAGAGTTTCAATTATGTACTTACTACTATTCGAGACATTCATCAAAATGTGTCATTCTTAAGTTTTTCTATCGAAATTATAATCATAAGATTCCTAGCATCCTCGTTTCCTAGAAGTATTGTAGAAAAGATTAAGGATATTTAGAATCACAAAGTATGTCATTATGGGTAAACGATTTTAGATGATTTATATTTGAAAGGATACAGTTCCTCGCAATTATTTGAATATATAAAGGATAAGGGTTTATTTTTTCCTACCATTTGGTTGAcaattattttaaaattggcAATTGTAGCTTTTGACGATGGCTATAAGTTTAACAACTCATGGAAgattattttattaattattgTTCGTCGGTCTCGTGTTTATTGATGATTTATTATTCGACATTATAACATTATTTCTTTCTCAATATATAACCTTTCGATTTGCTACACTAGTTTCTACTGTAATCATGGTATCTAAAGGTACGCATCTCTCATACAAATATTCctgttttttttcttcatattccTCCCCATTATTCCCATTCACTGTATGAGGTTATGCATCAATGTTAATGTATTCTGgtataatttgaaattattgttatTGCGAACAAAGTTAGATACATAGCCAAAtatttaattgaaatatttttacagctTCAAGTGGACTTGCTCATCATAGAATTCCTCAGATTAAGGTTAAGGTCAGGGCCTAGACAAAGACGAAGAGGTCGAGGATGTTGATATTACGTCATTTACAACAATAGTATTTGAAGTAAACAGTAAAGGTACTTAACTTGTAAGCAGAAAAAACAAGAAATGTTGTATGAATTGAAACGTACCTACTTCAGATctgattaaaaaaatattcagtttCTTTGGGACGATTGTTCCAATATGTCTGTCAAAATATGCCTGTTAAAACTTCACGGTAGCTAGATTGATTGTAAAAATCTGTAATTTCTCACGTGGCTCTTATTTtggaatttattatatttttatatacgttcaaatagtttttgatttatgatttttcattgaATGTGTAATTATCATGGAATAATTCTCAATTTGTCTATCTGATTATCATTTTGTTTCATAAGAGAAGAGATAATGATGTTATATTTGCATTCAAATTATTGAGTTCGATGTATCCACATTCCACGTATTAGCTGTGAGATGTATTAGGAATCCAGTTGCgaataaattgatataataataacatGAGCTTTTAATTTACTTATAACTTTAACCTTCAGATTTGTTccaagttgaaattttcttctgtCAAAGCAAAGTTCAACAAATTCTGATATTTCAAGTTGAATGTCAGTCAATGTGGGTAAAAGTTCAATTTTATGCTTCTCTAAATGCTGAAACTTAGTTTATCAGTGAGAATTAGATTGAAAGGATTTTTTCCCTAACATATATGAAAATGAATCATATCAACCGGGAAAATATGATCGAAACTAATGTTTACTGTTTCTAGGCCTCTAAAGTCGTAACAACTCGAGTTGGTAGCCTTTCACTCTGTAGACTTCTTCGATTATCATTTTGTCGTGAAGAAAATTGAAACTTTCTCAACTAATGGGAAACAGTATATTTCGTACTGCATGAGTACATAATATATACTTCTTACATCACATATCccaattttctatttttgaaatgGATGGAGTAGAATCAAATGCTATTGGATGATGTTATGGAATAATGCACGTAAATTTCAAAAACGATGTAAAAAACATACCTCCATCCCTATGCTTCagggattttttatttttgtatattATGAAAACTGCATTTGTATATCGTGccttacataaaaaaaaaaatgggaagATATTGTAGTTGTAGAAAAAATCAAGAACGTTGGATTTGGttggtaaatttttcaatcgtTTTTGAAAAAGCAAATAAACTGTGATATTCAGAGTTACTAGGTTTCGTTTTTTTACTTTTGGAAATTGATAAATGACCAAAGTGAAGGTATCatcatttcatgagaaaaaaattcaggtATCTACCCATAAACTTAAATAGCAATAACTCAAATGAAACACGAGAAAACatttattgaaacaaaaatCTGATGGGAATAAACCCAAAATTTAACAGCCTCATACCTACATACATAAAATCACAATCAACTATAAGATATAAAATAatgattaatgaataattgtgcaaattcaatatttcattgtttgtgcttaaaaaaaatctattctTGTATTGAAATTTATGTATTGCTGCAACAATTGCTTAAGTGCAATAATTTAATAGAAATGCATCAACAACCAATATCCATTATATTTTCGCCGTTCACACAAATAACCTTTATAAGAAGAAGGCTTTAGATCAAATATATAAAGTGCCAAACCTTCAGTCTAAGAATATGAAGATTTCAATAAAATGCTTTCTATTTGTCATTTCATTTTGTCAGTGAACGGTTCAATTTTTCCTCTTTCAACTTTAAAACCCGCAACTGTTGCAACAATACATATCTTTTCAATTGTTCATTTGACAACTGTTTTGTTTCATGCGTCTCATATTCATCTAATGGGTTTGCAAGTTTGATTTTTTTAGGTTTATTTTCTTCTTCGTCATCATCAGTAGACAAACCCCGGATCAGTGCACCTACAgaacaatgaaattcaattatttGAGCTTGTTTTCTCTTTAAATATCAGAAGCACTTCCATAGGattgaaatttcacaaatacaTATTCATGATTTAACTTGAATTGGGTGATTATTAATGTATCAttaaatatttatcattttacATAAAATAATTCCTAGTTATTAGTACTCAGATTCATATTAAATTGAAAGTATTATTATGGGAAATGAGAAACAATTGAAAACTTCAAAGAACGTTTGGTGGACGTGGATTTACATGTTCAATAACATTTGTTAAATGTTGTAATTATAATTCATTTATTTACCTTTCAACCTGATCCTAGAGGGCTTCGATTTACCATCCATCAAATCGAGTATAATATTCTCCCATACTTGAAGATTCATTTCCCTGTTAACCCCACTCTTCAACTGTGTCTTCTCTGTCACTGTCTTTTTCATGTCATCTATCTTCGTTATCAACTCATCACAAGTGATTTCTCGTCCAAACGTGCCCTCGTATAATGTTTTCAAAGATTCTAAAgcggaattttcattttttcttgtcTTTCGAGTTCTAGAAAATAAAACAGGGaactttttcaacatcaaagTGAATGCCATTATTTGAATATCCCTACTATCCATACTCTCTTTTTCAATAACAATACAAACACCGTTAATTTTGTAGACACACATGCTCGTTTCAAAAGACAAATCGTTAGTGTATAATCTAAAGGTATCCATTGACGAAATGTGAACAACTCCCAACATGGcaaatacaaataaaaaaccCAATTTAATTGAAAAGTGTTTCTCATTGAATGTGTCTATCTGATTTGAAACTAACTAGGTAATTACATTCGGGATTATtgtattttatataattttttcgacTTTTTCTATTTACGTTAATATCAGAGCATCCTATTATATTGGCAGGGTgagtaataaatattttttatgaatgcgaatatttttatttcattttttaaatttgttttaACACGTAAGAAAAGTTTTTCTTACATTTACATATTAAAATTTCTTCATTGAAGTCTGCGAACTTTTAATTTCGAAATTCTTCGATAAAGTTGCTCCCTACTGTGGATCTGTACCTTATAGACTTCTAATGAAGTTTAGTGTTCCTCATAAATAATAATGGATAAGTATGAGATTTGAGGATCTGTTATTatatttcatcttcaatttctcGATTCATTTCCTAATTTATTTCGCAAAACATATTCATTACTCATCAGTTATGGTTGACTTGATCTTCTCAGatcataaaaattaaaaaatcttaTCGTGTCAATGTACAGGTGGTTTGATATTAGGTATGTATTTTAGAAAAAGTCAAAAATTTACCTAAAATTTCAGAACCCGAGGGTTCTGAAGGGCAGCTAAAATAAGGAACTTTGGTATGACTCATGTAACTTATCAGTCTATCAGATGCGTCTGAAACTGCAGGCTTCGAGGATAAATTTCACCAGAACTTTTTCAAAAAAGCACAGTTTTGTGATTCCAGAGATTTCTTTGATtatctgaatttttcaatgttatATTCTATGATATGACTTGCGTCAAATCCCATGACAAACATTATCCAATTTATTTCAACCATCATTAGTATCGAATGAAATCGATGAGAATAACgaaaatttacaattttttcaagagGAACGTAAATCGCCTCCTATCCCAGTATCCAAGGAAGAAGCGAAGAGGATTTTAGCATGGAAAGTACCCGCTATTGACATTTACTTCACATCCTACCAATTTTACTTTTTACTGACCCCAATGTTTGTGGGATGAAGATGAAGCTGAGTGATATGTAACTTTTGTTCTGAAGAATTGATATGGATGAAATATCTCGGGAAATTATTTGGTAATACTGTATCAAAATTATCGAAAAACCTTTGTATGCCTCTTTCTTATACATATTTTgtatgattttatttatttataatttatttcattcattatatGCCGAATTTGGGCACCATAATACAATTATTAATTTGACTTATTTTGTCATTCTCTTTTTAACGAATAATAGAAATGATAGAATCATTTTTTATGATATGTGTACCCATTTCTAGTGATGTACTAGTATAATATGTTGCTTCATACATACTGAGGTAGTTATGCCAGTCAGTAAGTTCTAACTTGAGGTGTTTAATCAAACGGAGATCCGAATGGCAAACCATTCTTTCTGCCACTGCTTTTTtggtttcttcttcttattcaCATAAATACAAACTGCAGTGGCAGCTAAGTTAACAAGTTCCTCATTCATATTATTTATCAAGATCAAATCACGGTGGATATGAATAGATATTTGCCAATAATTAGACTTGTATATagagggaattgtctaggacagcctctcagaatagtaaaaaaaaaacgatcattgtacagggtgggcaaatttcgatgttttagcactacaactTTCAAACcaagaggagatagacaaaatctgataccccattctcgttctatttttctgagaaactaacaagaccaagagtagtagtcatttttggccaccttcttttgttttcgagttacaagcgaaaattgggaaaatggcgatttcgaaataaatttatatctccgctactactgatgatagagctctgaaatgaaaacattatacaggcacttttttaagtagaatccagtggcgtaactGGCGtacttgcctttttagcaggatttttaattacgaggctatgacccaaagttatgtttttttgaataggAACACTAGAgtctacattctcgagcgcagtggtttttttcttaatttgaagctgatgattcaaaaataacagaaaaaatataatctgacagtttcagcaagccgaagcAATATCAAATATCAgttttttcatcagttttttttcaattatctctcCTCCTGAGCTTAAAATTGCTTTCGCATTcataataaaagttgtagagcataacattttctacaaatttcgtcggaagcaattctttctacgttcaaacgtttttagATATGGCAATGAATGTTCATTAGACTGGtgttctacattgaccttgaccTTGTGTGGCGAAGCTTCTCGCCCTCATCATCCTCTAATTCGAAAACAGTtaagaatatgtaaaattgcttcagacgaaaattgtatagaattttacaatctacaactttcataatgaatatagaAACGATTGGAGCTACAGAAAggaatttcttttgaaaaaatacattGTTATCACCTTCAAACTGTTAGATTAAGAAAATCCCCCCTGATTAGTCTCAGATTAATAAGTCTACGCGTtcgcaacaccgagattaaccatctgtatgaaaatctgacacgctcgagtatgtacaagtaacgattgtttttgcattttcgaagGACCACTGTAGCCTTGCATCAGGTCCGATTCGTCAGTCTCGTGAAAAGAAGCTTCCTTTGGATCCAATTAaaatatcctttaaaaatttgacaagctcgaaaaaattttgtttaccattttcaactcttccgtacggccagtcccaccacgcaaactgtccgATTAAcgtgaatttattatcagagacacgtagggcatatacagtatgttaatctgacacgctcaagtaaGTACACCTGACGATCTTTTTTACATCTTgcggaaaacctgca comes from the Coccinella septempunctata chromosome 2, icCocSept1.1, whole genome shotgun sequence genome and includes:
- the LOC123307352 gene encoding uncharacterized protein LOC123307352, which produces MLGVVHISSMDTFRLYTNDLSFETSMCVYKINGVCIVIEKESMDSRDIQIMAFTLMLKKFPVLFSRTRKTRKNENSALESLKTLYEGTFGREITCDELITKIDDMKKTVTEKTQLKSGVNREMNLQVWENIILDLMDGKSKPSRIRLKGALIRGLSTDDDEEENKPKKIKLANPLDEYETHETKQLSNEQLKRYVLLQQLRVLKLKEEKLNRSLTK